From Salvia splendens isolate huo1 chromosome 3, SspV2, whole genome shotgun sequence, a single genomic window includes:
- the LOC121795466 gene encoding uncharacterized protein LOC121795466 — MEKQRLHRLLISPQILLLQFSFSQKPAASSPQRRLQLPSSSLSPYSSTAVGCPSLIESPALPIAGDSHRSSPYLCLFLSSLSILSPSTTPQLASDAVPTVIPCRTRSRCCHRRLTLTAAGSLSAASLYPSLCSARHRAIGWRCSPPPFRLSLLALVIAVATAVESARLLSWLSLCRRSWGSASASSGRTTHAISRRLQIDLLA; from the coding sequence ATGGAGAAGCAGCGCCTCCATCGTCTCCTCATCTCTCCTCAAATTCTCCTTCTCCAATTCTCATTCTCTCAAAAACCCGCCGCCAGTTCTCCACAGCGCCGCCTCCAGCTCCCGTCAAGCTCACTCTCACCGTACAGCTCCACCGCCGTCGGCTGTCCATCACTGATCGAATCGCCGGCGCTCCCTATCGCCGGTGATTCCCATCGGTCTTCTCCCTATCTCTGTCTGTTTCTCTCATCGTTGAGCATTCTCTCTCCCTCTACGACTCCGCAGCTAGCCTCCGACGCAGTCCCAACAGTGATTCCGTGTCGTACCAGGAGCCGCTGCTGCCACCGCCGTCTCACCCTCACGGCGGCAGGTTCCCTCTCGGCGGCATCGCTGTATCCGTCGTTGTGCTCAGCTCGGCATCGCGCAATCGGTTGGCGCTGCTCTCCGCCGCCTTTCCGCTTGTCGCTGCTGGCTCTTGTGATCGCCGTTGCTACGGCCGTGGAGTCCGCGCGGCTGCTCTCGTGGCTTAGCCTCTGCCGGAGGTCGTGGGGCAGCGCTTCGGCTTCAA